One genomic segment of Hordeum vulgare subsp. vulgare chromosome 2H, MorexV3_pseudomolecules_assembly, whole genome shotgun sequence includes these proteins:
- the LOC123427146 gene encoding molybdopterin synthase catalytic subunit-like, giving the protein MAGYEAPTMEARCQDLVEMLDEGSCRLDMGQYVDHVRNLSAGAIATFEGTTRDHFDGRRVVELRYEAYGSMARRRLEAILREARAAHKLCWLAVAHRLRTVPDGEAIAIVAAVRSGSERRWLGLAALVHGGEGTRG; this is encoded by the coding sequence ATGGCCGGCTACGAGGCCCCGACGATGGAGGCGAGGTGCCAGGACTTGGTCGAGATGCTGGACGAGGGATCGTGCCGGCTGGACATGGGCCAGTACGTGGACCACGTCCGCAACTTGTCGGCGGGCGCCATCGCCACTTTCGAGGGCACCACGCGGGACCACTTCGACGGGAGACGCGTGGTGGAGCTCCGCTACGAGGCATACGGGTCCATGGCGCGGCGTCGGCTCGAGGCCATCCTCCGCGAGGCCCGCGCCGCCCACAAGCTATGCTGGCTGGCCGTGGCGCACCGCCTCAGGACGGTCCCCGATGGCGAGGCCATTGCGATCGTGGCGGCCGTCCGATCTGGATCAGAGAGGAGATGGTTGGGGCTGGCGGCTCTAGTGCATGGAGGAGAAGGGACGAGAGGATAG